The Streptomyces sp. ALI-76-A nucleotide sequence ACGCCGAGGAGGCGGCGCTCACCAGGCGGTACAACACCGAGGTGGCGGGCGGGAAGTGGGACGGGATCGTCAACCCGTACCCGTCGCAGATCCCCAAGGCGCCGGGCCGCCCGGCGGTCACCCGGCTCGCCCGGCAGGAGACCTCCGGGCTGGGCGTGGCGTCCGAGGGCAACGAGACCGGGACGGACCGGCCGCTGTCCTTCTCCTCCTTCACCCGGGACCGGCGTTTCGTGGACGTCTTCACCACCGGATTCCTGCCGGTGGACTGGACGGCCGAGGCCAGTCACCCGTGGGTGCGGCTGAGTGCGGCGGGCGGCTCGGTCGCCGAGCAGGTCCGGGTGTGGGTGGAGGTCGACTGGGCGCGGGTGCCCGAGGGCACGCACGAGGCGACGGTCACCGTCACGGGCGGCGGGCGGCGGGTCGGGGTGCCGCTGCGGGTCGTCGACGACGGGGAGCGGGCGCGCGCCCGGGCGCGGGGGTTCGTCGAGGCGCACGGGTACGTGTCGATCGACGCCGTGCACACCGAGCGGCGGGTGGCCCGCGGCGGGGCCCGCTGGCGGACCGTGCGCGGACTGGGCCGCCGTACCGGAGCCGTGGAGGCGGTGCCGTCGACGGCGGCGCCCTTCACCGGGGACCTCGCGAGGCGGGCGCCGGAGCTGCGGTACCGGGTGCGTTTCGTGAGCGCCGGGAGCTTCCCGGTGACCGTCTTCCGGCTGCCCTCCCTGGACGAGCGGGGCCTGCGCCGGGTGGCGGTCGCCGTCGACGACCAGCCGGCCACCGTGCTGTCCGGCCAGGCGATCGCCACCGGCAACCGGGGGGACGCCTGGGCCCGCAACGTGGAGGAGGGCATCGAGAAGCTGACCGCCACCGTGACCGTCGCCGAGCCCGGGGAGCATGTGCTGCGGCTGTTCATGGTGGACGCCGCCATCGCCGTGGACCAGATCGTCGTCGACACCGGCGGTCTGCCCGCCACGTACCTCGCCCCGCCGGAGAGCTACCACCCGGTGTTCAACCCTGATCCCCGTCAGGCGCCGGGCCTGGACGCTCCCGCCCGGTAGGTCACCGTGTGGGCCGCCGGTCCCCCGCGCCGGCGGCCCACACGGATTCTCGGGGGCCGCGCGGGGTGGCGGCCGCGGCCTGTCGCCCCCGCCTCGGGCGCCGGAGCGTCCGTGTGCTGGAGTACGTCCGAGAACGTCGTTGTCGCTCGACTGGATTGTGGGCCGCCGAGGCGCCGCGCCGGTATGGGTACAAGTACGTACGTGGACGGGGCCGGACACACGGAGAGGGACATGGCACCAGGGCGGAGCGGGGCGTACGAGCGCATGACGGCGGTGGCGGTGGCGGCGCTGCACGAGCGTGAACCCCAGCGGCTGTGGCCCCTGCTCGCGACCGCCCTGCCGGACCTGCTGGGCGCCGACGCCGTGATCTACAAGCTGGACGACTGGAACGAGAACGCGGGCACGGTGGGCGTGTCACCCGGCGTCGCCGCGGAGTTCGGCCGGCTCGACGACGAGGCCCTGGGGCTGCTGCGCGCGGGACACCCGTTCTCGCGGCACTACGCGACCGGGCCGGACCGCACCCCCGTCACCGCGCGGCAGGCGGCCGGACCGTCGTGGTCCGGCAGTGCGACCGCGCGGCTGATCGGCGACTTCCTGGACGCGCGTCACGTCCTCGGAATCCCGCTGCCGCGGTCGGCCGCCCCGGTCACCGGATGCCTCGTCTACCGCTCCGGGCGGGACTTCACCGACGATCAGATCCGGATCGCCGAGCAGGTGCAGCCGCTGCTGGCCGCCGTCGAGCAGCAGCGGCGGCTCCTGGAGCGCTGGCAGCGCCTGACCACTGGGGAGGCCACGCCGGACGCCGCCGACGCACCGGACGCGGACGTCTCGCTGACGCCCCGGGAGACGACCGTGCTGCTCCTGCTGGCCGACGCCCTGACGGCGGCCGCCATGGGCCGCCGTCTGGGCATCTCGGACCGTACGGTGCACAAGCACATCGCGAACATCTACCGCAAGCTCGGCACGCACGACCGCGTCAGCACGGTGCTGCGCGCCCAGCGACTCGGGCTGGTGCCCGCCGCGTCCGGGTCCGCCTCCTCCGCGTGATCCTGCGTCGCCGGGCCCGCCGGCGTGTCCGCGGGAGCCGGTGTCCGGGCCGCGGACGGCTCGGCGCGGTGGATCGGCGTGCCGGAGCCGGTCAGCGGCGCCCCCGTCCCGCCGCGCCGGGCCGCGACGATCTCCGCCGCGATGGACACGGCGGTCTCCTCGGGCGTACGGGCGCCCAGGTCGAGCCCGATCGGGGACCGCAGCCTGGCCAGTTCGCGGTCGGTCAGCCCGATGTCACGCAGTCGGCGCTCGCGGTCGGTGTGCGTCCGGCGTGAGCCCAGTGCGCCGACGAACGCGACCGGCATCCGCAGGGCCTGGGCCAGCAGGGGCACGTCGAACTTGGCGTCGTGGGTGAGCACACACAGGACCGTGCGCCGGTCGGTCGCGGTGCCGCGCAGATAGCGGTCCGGCCAGTCGACCACGACCTCGTCGGCCTCGGGGAAGCGGGCGCGGGTGGCGAAGACGGGGCGGGCGTCGCACACCGTGACGTGGTAGCCGAGGAACGTGCCGGCCCGCACGAGCGCGGCGGCGAAGTCGATCGCACCGAAGACGATCATGCGGGGCGGCGGCACGCTCGACTCGACGAGCAGGGTCAGCCCGCCGGGACAGTGCGGGCCGTCCGCCGACAGCTCGACGGTGCCGGTGCGGCCGGCGTCCAGCAGGACGCGGGTCTCGGCCGCCACCGCACGGTCCAGCTCCGCCGTACCGCCGAGCCCTCCTTCGTACGACCCGTCGGGCCGGACCACCAGCGCCGTGCCGAGGAGTTCCGCGGGACCGCGTACCACCCGGGCGACCGCCGTCGCCTCGCCCCGGGCGGCGGCCGCCAGCGCCGAGCGGAACACCGGCCCGGCGGGGGCCTGCGCACCGACCGGCGTGACCATGATGTCGATGATCCCGCCGCAGGTCAGGCCCACCGCGAACGCGTCCTCGTCGCTGTAGCCGAAGCGCTCGACGACCGTCTCGCCGTCCTGGAGCGCGCGCGTGCACAGGTCGTACACCGCTCCCTCCACACAGCCGCCGGAGACCGAGCCGATCACCGTGCCCGCGCTGTCGACCGCGAGGGCGGCGCCGGGTCCGCGCGGGGCGCTGCCGCCGACGGCCACCACGGTGGCGACGGCGAAGTCACGCCCCTGCTCGGCCCACCCGTGCAGCTCGGCGGCGATGTCAAGCATGTCCGCCCGCCCGCAGGACGCGGTCGGGCCGGATCGGCAGCTCGCGGTGGCGTACGCCGGTCGCGTGCCAGACCGCGTTGGCGATGGCCGCCGCCGCGCCGACGATGCCGATCTCGCCGATGCCCTTGATGCCGACCGGGTCGTCCGGGTCCGGGTCGTCGATCCAGTCCGCCTCGACGGGCGGCACGTCCGCGTGGGAGGCGACGTGGTAGCCCGCCAGGTCGGCGCCGTAGTGGCCGCCGAAGGCGTGGTCGCGGACCGCCTCCTCGTGCAGGGCCATGGAGATGCCCCAGGTCATGCCGCCGATGAACTGGCCCCGGGCGGTGAGCGGGTTGACGATCCGGCCGGCCGCGAAGATGCCGAGCATGCGGCGCACCCGCACCTCACCGGTGCCGACGTCCACGGCGACCTCGGCGAACTGCGCGCCGAAGGAGTGCCGTTCCTTCTGGGCGAGCGCGCCGATCGCCTCGGTGGTGTCGGACCGTACGGTGATGCCCTCCGGCGGGAGGTCGGCTCCGAGGGCGAGCCGCTCCCGCAGTCCGGCGGCGGCGGCCGTGACCGCCCAGGCCCAGGAGCGGGTGCCCATCGAACCGCCGGCGATGAACGCGGGGCCGAGGTCGCTGTCCCCGATGCGTACCCGTACCTGTTCCGGCGCCGTCTCCAGCGCGTCGGCGGCGACGAGGGTGAGCGCGGTGCGGGCGCCGGTGCCGATGTCGGCGGCGTTGATCCGCACGGTGAAGGTGCCGTCCGGGTGAGCGGTCGCGGCCGCGGTGGACGGGGCGGCGCCCGCGGGGAAGGAGGCCGCGGCCGTACCGGTGCCGAGGAGCCAGCGTCCGTCGCGGCGCACACCGGGACGCGGATCCCGGTCGGCCCAGCCGAACCTGCGGGCGCCCTCGTGGAAGCAGGCGAGGAGATGGCGGCCGCTGAACGGCAGCCCGGACACCGGGCCCCGGTCGGGCTCGTTGCGGGCGCGCAGCTCGATCGGGTCGAGGCCGCACTTCTCGGCGAGTTCGTCGAACGCCGACTCCAGCGCGAAGGACCCGGGGGCCTCGCCCGGCGCGCGCATCCACGTCGGGGTGGGCACGTCGAGCCGTACGACCCGGTTGGCGGTGTGGTGGGCGTCGGCGTCGTACATCGTGCGGGCGGGCAGGGCGGCCGACTCGATGAACTCGTACACCGTCGAGGTGGCGCTGAGGGAGCGGTGCTCCAGCGCGCGCAGCCGTCCGTCGGCGTCGGCGCCGAGCCGCAGCCGCTGCCGGGTGGGACTGCGGTGGCCGGCCAGCGTGAACATCTGACGGCGGGTCATGACGACCCGCACCGGGCGCCCGACCGTGGTCGCGGCCATCACGGCGGCCACCTGGTGGGCGCGGAGGCCCTTGCTGCCGAAGCCGCCGCCGACGTGCTCGGAGCGCACCCGGACCGCGGCCGGGTCGAGCGAGAACATCCTGGCCAGTTCGCTCGCGACCCAGGTGGTGCCCTGGTTGGAGTCGACGAGTTCGAGGCGTCCGCCGTCCCACCGGGCCGTCGCCGCGTGCGGCTCCATCGGGTTGTGGTGTTCCTCGGGGGTGGTGTACTCGGCGTCCACGACGACGGCGGACGCGGCGAGCGCGCCCTCCAGGTCGCCCTTCTCGGCCACCGCCGGCCCGTGGTTGTCGACCGGGTACGCGTCGGGGTGCTCACCGCCGAAGGCGACGTCGTGCGGCTCCGTGTCGTAGTGCACGACCAGCGCCTCGGCGGCCTCCCGGGCCTGCTCGGAGGTGTCGGCGACGACCAGCGCGACCGGCCAGCCCCGGTGCGGCACCCGGTCGTGCTGGAAGACGGCCGCGGTGGGGTCCGGCGGGACGCCCAGCAGTCCCACGAAGTCGATGTCGACGCGGGGGGCGTTCTGGTGGTGCAGGACGGCGACCACGCCCGGCATGGCGAGGACGGGACCGTCCTCCACCGCGCGGACGCGGCCCCGGGCGACGGTGGACAGCACCAGCCAGCCGTGGGCGAGTGAGGCGAACGGGATCTCGCCCGCGTAGCGAGCGGCCCCGGTGATCTTGTCCCGGCCCTCGACGCGGGTGTGCGCGGTGCCGACGGAGTTCCTGCGGGCCGTGGGAGCGGTGGTCATCGGGGGGCCCTACCTTCCTGCTTGGGCTGAGCGAGCCATTCGTAGGGTTGGCTCACCCAGGAGTGCCGGGTATGGCTGATTGGGTGGTGCCCTCGACGGCTCTGGAGGCTTGGCCGCCCGGTACTCCGCGACGACTCGGCTGCTGCTGGGGATGCGCGATCCGATCGCTGTGCAGGGCCACGCCAGCGAGGTCGTCTGCGGGACACGTTCATCTGAGAACCGGAGGCACTATGGGCCGCATCCGGGCCGGTACAGACATCGGCAAGGGGCATCACCACTGCGTGGTGATCGACGAGGAGGGCCGGCGGCTGCTGTCCCGGCGCGTCGCCGACGACGAGAGTGAGCTGCTCGCGCTGCTCGGCGATGCAGCGCGCCGAGGGGAACGACACACCCAGGCCGTGCTCGCTCTCGCCCGTCGTCGCGTCAACGTCCTGGGGGCCATGCTCCGTGACCAACGGTGCCACCAGCCCACACCGCCGGTCACGGCTGCGGCTTGACAACATCATGGGGAAGCCTCCTCGGTGAGCTGGGTCAGCACGGCCACCACGAGGTTGCGCATGAGGGTCACCTTGTATCCGTTGTGCGGCAGCGGCTTCGCGGCGGCCAGTTCGGCGTCCGCCGCGGCGGCGAAGGTCTCGGCGTCGGCCGGGGCGCCGGTCAGGACGCGTTCGGCCGCCCGGGCCCGCCACGGCCGGGACGCGACCGCGCCGAACGCCAGGCGCGCTTCGCGTACGACGCCGTCCTGGACGTCGAGCGCGGCGGCGACCGAGCCGATGGCGAAGGCGTACGAGGCCCGTTCGCGGACCTTCCGGTAGCGGGAGCGGGCGGCGACCGGGGCGGGCGGCAGGGTGACGCCGGTGATCAGCGCGCCCGGCGGCAGCGCGGTCTCCCGGTGCGGGGTGTCACCCACCGGCAGATAGAACGCGCCGAGCGGTGACTCGCCCCGGCCGTCGGCCGTCTCGTACGTGACGACCGCGTCGAAGGCGGTCAGTGCGACGCCCATGTCCGAGGGGTGCGTGGCCACGCAGTGCTGGGAGGCACCGAGGACGGCGTGGTTGTGGTGCTCGCCCTGGACGGCGGGGCAACCGCTGCCCGGGACACGCTTGTTGCAGGGCTTGGTCACGTCGGTGAAGTAGCCGCAGCGGGTGCGCTGGAGCAGGTTTCCGCCGACCGTGGCCATGTTGCGCAGCTGGCCGGAGGCCCCGGCCAGCACGGCCTGCGCCAGCGCCGGGTAGTGGCGGCGGACCAGGGGATGCGCGGCGAGGTCGCCGTTGGTGACGGTCGCGCCGATGCGCAGGCCGCCGTCGTCCGTCGGCTCGATCCCGTCCAGCGGGAGTTCGCGGACGTCGACCAGCCGGGTGGGACGCTCGACGCCGGTCTTCATCAGGTCGACGAGGTTGGTGCCGCCACCGAGGAAACGGGCGTCGGGGTCGGCGTCGAGCAGCGCGAGGGCGCCGGAGACGTCGACGGCGCGCCGGTAGTCGAACTCCCTCATGCGGACGCCTCCGTACGGACCGCGGCCGCGCGGGCGACCGCCTCGACGATCTGGACGTACGCGCCGCAGCGGCACAGGTTGCCGCTCATCCGTTCCCGGATCTCCTCGGCGGTCAGGGGTGGCGGCCCGGCCTCGGGCCGGACGTCGTCGGTGACGGCGCTCGGCCAGCCCGCCGCGTGTTCCTCGATCACCGCGACGGCCGAACAGATCTGGCCCGGCGTGCAGTAGCCGCACTGGTAGCCGTCGAGGTCGAGGAACGCCTGCTGCACCGGGTGCAGTTGCTCGCCCTCGGCCATGCCCTCGATGGTGGTGACCTCCCGCCCTTCGGCGGCCACGGCCAGTTGCAGACAGGACACCGCCCGACGGCCGTCGAGCAGTACGGTGCAGGCACCGCACTGCCCCTGGTCGCAGCCCTTCTTGGTGCCGGTCAGGTCGAGGCGCTCGCGCAGGGCGTCGAGCAGGGTGGTGCGGTGGTCGACGGACAGCGTGTGCTTGTCTCCGTTGACCTGCAAGGTGATGGCGCTGTACGTCGATGCCGGGGCTGGTGTCATGATCAGCCTTCTTTCGCGTATCGGAGGACGGGGGCGACGACCGGGCGTCAGACGAACCCGGCAGGCGTGCCGAGGGGAACCGGAGGGGGACCGCCGACAACGCGGGCGCTAGAGTGAACTCAAATGGACAACTGTCCGGTTCGCTTCCGAACGTAGTGGACAGCTGTCCGGTTAACAAGGACGGGTTTCGGCCGCCAGGAGGACGAGTGCAGCAGAAGAAGAACCCACCCCTGCGCTCCGACGCGCAACGCAACCGCGAGCGCATCCTGGAAGTGGCGCTGGCCGAACTGACCCGCTCCGCGGACGCCCCGCTCAGTGCGATCGCCAAGAAGGCGGGCGTCGGACAGGGCACGTTCTACCGCAACTTCCCCAACCGCGAGGCGCTGGTCCTGGAGATCTACCGCCACGAGATGCAGCGGGTCGCCGACACCGCGACCCTGCTGCTCCGCACCAGGGAACCCGACCGGGCACTGCGCGAGTGGATGGACCGCTTCGCCCGGTTCGCGATGGCCAAGGCCGGTCTGGCGGAAGCGATCCGGAACGCCATGAGCGCACCGGGGCAGCCGGCGAAACCGGGGAACGCTCCGGTGACGGAGGCCGCCGAACTCCTGCTCCGTGCGAACGAGGAGGCCGGCACGATCCGGCCAGGCGTGACCGCGGACGACTTCTTCCTCGCCATCGGCGGCCTGTGGCAGATCGATCCCCGGGGCGACTGGCAGCCGCGCACGGCCCGGCTCCTGGACCTGGTGATGGACGGCCTGCGCGCCGGAGCCCCCGGACGCTGAGGCCGGTCAGCTCCGCAGGGCCCGAGGACGACGGCCGCCGGATCCAAGGCCGGCGCGCCGTCCTCGAAGTCCCACAACGCGTTCCGCAGCAGCCGGCCGCACGCCGGCGGGCCGGCCCGAGCACCTCGGTCAGCAGGTCGAACCGACGCCGCACGGCACGGGCCGGGTCCCCGGTGGCCACGATCCCGTCCCACCCGCTCTCCAGCGGGCCACAGACCGAAGCCGGGGTCCCCGGCGAGGGGCTCGGGATCGACGGCGAGCCACGGCTCGCGCTCGGCGGCGAGGACATCGCCGTAGCGCAGGTCCCAGTGCAGCAGCCGGTCCCCGGTTCGCCGACGAGCTCGGCCACCGCGGACGCCCCGTCGCGCGGCAGTCGCCGGCCGGCGGGGTCCACGAGCGCCACCACCGCGCGCGGTACCCGCTCCAGCATCTCTGCGGCGATGTCCCCGAGCCGCCGCGGTTCCCCGGCGCGGACACCGCGACCAGCCGAGCCTGAAGCCCGGCCAGGACGCCCATCGCGACGTCGTCGTCCTCGACGCAGGCGAGCGTACGGGCACCGTTCGGCCGCTCCAGCGGCAGGGCGCCGCGTTCCTCCTCGTGGTCGAGCACCCGCACCGCCCCGCGCCCGTCCCAGGCACGCAGCCCGACGAGGGCGGCGGCGGTCTCCTCCCGGGCATCCGCAGCCTGAGCACGGCACCGGTGCCCTCCTCCCGCCGTACCGGAAGCACCAGGGCCGCCTCCCCCGCCCTGGCCTCGCCGCCCCGGCTCAGCCCTCAGCGCTCGAGCAACTCCGCGGCCAGGGCCGGCAGTCGGGCGATCCACTCCCGGCCCTCCTCGCCGAAGCCCCGGGCGTACGAGGCGGCCGGCGCCCGAGGTACCCCGACTCCCGGCGATGTGCTCATACGGCGGCTTCCCTCGACGACACCGGCTCCCGCGCCCCGACCTGCGCGAGGAGCGCGCCGACCGGCGGGGGTCGACGAGCACCCCCGCCGGAGCGCGACGGAAACCGTACGTCAACCGGTCGCGCAGGCCGCGCCGTTGAGCGTGAACGCGGTGGGGGCCGGGTTGGTGGCGCCCTTGGTGCCGATGAAGCCGAGGGTGACCGAGCCGTTCGCGGCGATGGTGGAGGTGTAGGAGGCGGGGGTGACGCTCACCGAGCCGCCGCTCTGGGTGGCGGTTCCGCCCCACATGTTGGTGACGGTCTGGCCGCCCGCGAAGGTGAAGCCGAGCGTCCAGCCGCTGACGGCCGTGGTGCCGGTGTTGCGGATGACGATCTCTCCCTGGAAGCCGCCGGACCACTCGTTGGTGGCGCGGTAGCCGACCGAGCAGATGCCGCTGGGCCCGCTCGCCGTGGTGACGTTCACGGCCGCCGAGCGGGCCGAGCGGTTCCCGGCCGCGTCCCGGGCGTACACGGCGAAGCTGTACGCGGTGGCGGCGGTGAGGCCGGTCACCGTGACGGAGCTGCCGGTGGAGACGGCGACCTTGGTCTCCGAGCCGCCGGTGACCCGGACCACGTCGTAGCCGGTGACGCCGACGTTGTCGGTGGCTGCGGCCCAGGTGAGGGTGGCGGACGTGGCCGTCACCGCGGAGGCGGCCGGGGTGCCGGGGGCCGTCGGGGCCTGGGTGTCCCCCGGGTTGCCGCCGCCGAAGACCGTCGCCTCGCGGGAGGTCTGGGCGATGCCGTTCGCACCGTGGAAGATGCGCTGCCCCCAGGAGCTGAGCTGGTTCGGATCGAAGCCGATCGCCAGGTCGAGGATCGGGTCGGTGTTGCCGCTCCACGACCAGGCGAGGTAACCGAGGTCGAGCCGCTCGGCGGCGGCCATCATGGTGTCCTCGTCCGGGTCGCCCCACTGGTCGGCGGGCCCGCCGAACTCGCCGATGACGAGGGGCAGTCCGGCGTTGACGAAGGCGTTCAGGTAGTCGGTGATCTCCTGGGCGGTGTCGTAGACGCTGTACATGTGGATCGAGAAGATCAGGTTGCCGGTGGTGTCGGCGTCGTACACGGCCTGGGCGTTGGCGCGCATGACGCCCTGCCAGTCCTGGCCCCAGTTGGGCGCGTCCACCATGATGGTGTGCTCGAATCCGGCACCGCGCAGCTTCTTGACGGCGGCGATGGTGGGATCGGTCCAGCCGGCCGGGTTGGTGTTGCCCCACGGCTCGTTGCCGATGTTGATGATGACGTAGTTCTCTTCACCGGTCAGCACGCTCTTCAGGCCGATCCAGTAGTCGGCCGCGTGGTCGAGGGTCCCGGCCGCGGCTTCCTCGCCGTACCCGGTGGTGTCGTGCACCTCCAGGACGCAGATCAGCCGGTTGGCCTTGCACTGGGCGACGACGTTCGCCACGTCGGCCGCGCTGTTCGCGGTCCAGCGGTGGCCGTCGGCGAGGACGACGCGGACGGTGTTGGCGCCCAGCGCCTTGATGTCGGCCAGCGACTGCGTCTCGTTCGGATACCAGGTGTGGGCGTGGTTGACGCCCCGCATGACGAAGTCGTTGCCGTTGCCTTCTAGCAGTCTGCCGTCACTGATGTGCAGGCCGGTGGCCCGGGCGCCGGTCGCCTGGGCGTGGGCGACGGCCGGGCACAGCGCGCCGAGGACGGCGAGCCCGACGAGGGCAGCGAGCCCGGCCAGCAGCCTGGCCAGGGGATGGGTGCGCGTCGTGCTTCTTGCTGATCTCACTGCGGCTCCAGAGGGGAGTGAGCGCCAAGAAACTCAGGCATCGATGGGGTTATGGGAGCGCTCCCATGAAGCCATCACGTCGGGTACACGTCAAGACATCGCGCAGCCCGAACCGCCCGCCGTCACCAGGTCCCCGGGTCGGCGGCCGAGACGGACAAGACGTGGCAGTGCCAGGCTTCCAGGGCCACGAACAGCCCCTGGTCGGCCAGTTCGTCACCCTCACGGTCGTACGTCCGCCCGGTGAGCAGGTCGGTCAGGCGGTGCCGTCGGCCTCGCAGGCCGTCCCAGCCGAGCGGCACCCACGCCCGGGCGGTGCGGTCGCCGTGGTTGACGACGACCAGGTGGCGGGCGTCCGGGTGCGTCCAGGTCCAGGCCAGCAGGTCGCGGTGGGTGTCGTCGTCCGGCCGGCCCCTCGGGTCCGCCTGCCGCCACTCGCCCCGGCGTACGGCGGCCGCGACCGGCAGCAGGCGGTCGTGGAACGCGCGCAGCGCCTCGTCGACCGGCTCCTGCGGCCCGCGCGAGAGGAACACCGGCAGGCGCACCCGGCGGCCCTCGAACTGGCCCTCGTGCCAGAGGGTCGCGCCGGGCAGCGTGGCGAGGGCCACGGTCGCCGCCCGTCCCCGCTCTCCCGGCAGGGCGGCGGCGGCCCGCGGCTCGTCGTGGTTCTCCAGGAAGCGGACCAGGCCCCGCTGGTGGGTGAGGCCGGCCCGCAGATGGCCGCGGACGGCGTCGGCGTCCTCGTGGAGCAGACGGTCGTAGAGCCGTTTGTCGTAACAGAGGTCGAAACCCTGCCGGTGGAGCGCCGCTTCGAGGTCCCAGTACGCTTCCGCGACGAACAGCAGGTCCGGGTGGTGCTCGCGGACGCGCGTGACGACGTACGGCCAGAAGTCCTCGGCGGGCGGCGGGCCCGCGCGGTCCTGCCAGGTCCTCGCGAAGACGTCGTTCATCAGCAGCATCGCCATGTCGCAGCGCACGCCGTCCGCCTGGTCGCCGATGGACACGAGCGTGTCGACCGTCGCGGCGCGCAGGTCGTCGCTGAAGGCGTTCAGCTGCACCACGTCCGGCCAGGGCGGGAAGTACGGGTCCCGGCCCCGGGCGTAGACCCGTCCGCCGGCCTCGACATGGGCGCCGGGGGCCCGCGCCAGGTCGTCCGCGGTGCCCTGGATCAGGCAGCCGGGGCGTTCGGTGAGCCAGGGGTGGTCGGGGGCCACGTGGTTGGGCACGAAGTCGACAAGCAGCCGCAGCCCGCGGGCGGCCAGCCGGGCACGGGCCTCGGCCAGACCCTCGGGCCCGCCGAGGGAGGCGTCGACAACGTAGTCCCTTACGCAGTACGGCGATCCGGTGATGTCCGCCTCGGTGAGGTCGGGCAGGGCCGCCCGGAACGACGCCAGGAGCCCCTCGTCCCCGAGGGCGATCCGCACCCCGGCCGGGCTGCGCTCCCAGACACCCATCAGCCACACGGTGTCGACACCCGGTCGTGCGACCTGGTCCCAGACCTCGTCGGGCACGTCGCCGAGGGTGACGGACCGGCCGTACCGTCGGCTCAGCTCACCGAGCCACACCAGGGTGTTGATCTCGAGGATCACCGTCATGGCAGCGGCTCCTCACGGTCGCCGGGTGCCCTGCCGGGCGAGGCCGGTCCGGTGGGCGGCGCCGGGTCCCGCGCCGCCGCCGCGGTGGGCGCACTCTCCGCTCGTGCCGCCGTGGACGTACGCGTCACCGGCGCGGGCGTGGACGTACGCCTCGCCGGCCCCTGCGCCGGCGCCCTCGCCCCGGCGGTGGGCGCGGGCCCGGTCGTCGGTGCGGGACGACCAGGTGTCACCGTCGGGGCTGTCGTCCCGCCGCCTGCCGTGTCCGGGTGCCGCTCGCTCAGGTGCGGGTCCCGGCGCCGTCGGGGCGCCACGCCCGCGCCTGCCTCCGCCGGCCGCCGCTCGGCGTCCGCACCGC carries:
- a CDS encoding LuxR C-terminal-related transcriptional regulator; the encoded protein is MAPGRSGAYERMTAVAVAALHEREPQRLWPLLATALPDLLGADAVIYKLDDWNENAGTVGVSPGVAAEFGRLDDEALGLLRAGHPFSRHYATGPDRTPVTARQAAGPSWSGSATARLIGDFLDARHVLGIPLPRSAAPVTGCLVYRSGRDFTDDQIRIAEQVQPLLAAVEQQRRLLERWQRLTTGEATPDAADAPDADVSLTPRETTVLLLLADALTAAAMGRRLGISDRTVHKHIANIYRKLGTHDRVSTVLRAQRLGLVPAASGSASSA
- a CDS encoding XdhC/CoxI family protein — protein: MLDIAAELHGWAEQGRDFAVATVVAVGGSAPRGPGAALAVDSAGTVIGSVSGGCVEGAVYDLCTRALQDGETVVERFGYSDEDAFAVGLTCGGIIDIMVTPVGAQAPAGPVFRSALAAAARGEATAVARVVRGPAELLGTALVVRPDGSYEGGLGGTAELDRAVAAETRVLLDAGRTGTVELSADGPHCPGGLTLLVESSVPPPRMIVFGAIDFAAALVRAGTFLGYHVTVCDARPVFATRARFPEADEVVVDWPDRYLRGTATDRRTVLCVLTHDAKFDVPLLAQALRMPVAFVGALGSRRTHTDRERRLRDIGLTDRELARLRSPIGLDLGARTPEETAVSIAAEIVAARRGGTGAPLTGSGTPIHRAEPSAARTPAPADTPAGPATQDHAEEADPDAAGTSPSRWARSTVLTRSCVPSLR
- a CDS encoding xanthine dehydrogenase family protein molybdopterin-binding subunit; the protein is MTTAPTARRNSVGTAHTRVEGRDKITGAARYAGEIPFASLAHGWLVLSTVARGRVRAVEDGPVLAMPGVVAVLHHQNAPRVDIDFVGLLGVPPDPTAAVFQHDRVPHRGWPVALVVADTSEQAREAAEALVVHYDTEPHDVAFGGEHPDAYPVDNHGPAVAEKGDLEGALAASAVVVDAEYTTPEEHHNPMEPHAATARWDGGRLELVDSNQGTTWVASELARMFSLDPAAVRVRSEHVGGGFGSKGLRAHQVAAVMAATTVGRPVRVVMTRRQMFTLAGHRSPTRQRLRLGADADGRLRALEHRSLSATSTVYEFIESAALPARTMYDADAHHTANRVVRLDVPTPTWMRAPGEAPGSFALESAFDELAEKCGLDPIELRARNEPDRGPVSGLPFSGRHLLACFHEGARRFGWADRDPRPGVRRDGRWLLGTGTAAASFPAGAAPSTAAATAHPDGTFTVRINAADIGTGARTALTLVAADALETAPEQVRVRIGDSDLGPAFIAGGSMGTRSWAWAVTAAAAGLRERLALGADLPPEGITVRSDTTEAIGALAQKERHSFGAQFAEVAVDVGTGEVRVRRMLGIFAAGRIVNPLTARGQFIGGMTWGISMALHEEAVRDHAFGGHYGADLAGYHVASHADVPPVEADWIDDPDPDDPVGIKGIGEIGIVGAAAAIANAVWHATGVRHRELPIRPDRVLRAGGHA
- a CDS encoding transposase — its product is MGRIRAGTDIGKGHHHCVVIDEEGRRLLSRRVADDESELLALLGDAARRGERHTQAVLALARRRVNVLGAMLRDQRCHQPTPPVTAAA
- a CDS encoding xanthine dehydrogenase family protein subunit M; the encoded protein is MREFDYRRAVDVSGALALLDADPDARFLGGGTNLVDLMKTGVERPTRLVDVRELPLDGIEPTDDGGLRIGATVTNGDLAAHPLVRRHYPALAQAVLAGASGQLRNMATVGGNLLQRTRCGYFTDVTKPCNKRVPGSGCPAVQGEHHNHAVLGASQHCVATHPSDMGVALTAFDAVVTYETADGRGESPLGAFYLPVGDTPHRETALPPGALITGVTLPPAPVAARSRYRKVRERASYAFAIGSVAAALDVQDGVVREARLAFGAVASRPWRARAAERVLTGAPADAETFAAAADAELAAAKPLPHNGYKVTLMRNLVVAVLTQLTEEASP
- a CDS encoding 2Fe-2S iron-sulfur cluster-binding protein, which gives rise to MTPAPASTYSAITLQVNGDKHTLSVDHRTTLLDALRERLDLTGTKKGCDQGQCGACTVLLDGRRAVSCLQLAVAAEGREVTTIEGMAEGEQLHPVQQAFLDLDGYQCGYCTPGQICSAVAVIEEHAAGWPSAVTDDVRPEAGPPPLTAEEIRERMSGNLCRCGAYVQIVEAVARAAAVRTEASA
- a CDS encoding TetR/AcrR family transcriptional regulator, which codes for MQQKKNPPLRSDAQRNRERILEVALAELTRSADAPLSAIAKKAGVGQGTFYRNFPNREALVLEIYRHEMQRVADTATLLLRTREPDRALREWMDRFARFAMAKAGLAEAIRNAMSAPGQPAKPGNAPVTEAAELLLRANEEAGTIRPGVTADDFFLAIGGLWQIDPRGDWQPRTARLLDLVMDGLRAGAPGR
- a CDS encoding cellulase family glycosylhydrolase — its product is MRSARSTTRTHPLARLLAGLAALVGLAVLGALCPAVAHAQATGARATGLHISDGRLLEGNGNDFVMRGVNHAHTWYPNETQSLADIKALGANTVRVVLADGHRWTANSAADVANVVAQCKANRLICVLEVHDTTGYGEEAAAGTLDHAADYWIGLKSVLTGEENYVIINIGNEPWGNTNPAGWTDPTIAAVKKLRGAGFEHTIMVDAPNWGQDWQGVMRANAQAVYDADTTGNLIFSIHMYSVYDTAQEITDYLNAFVNAGLPLVIGEFGGPADQWGDPDEDTMMAAAERLDLGYLAWSWSGNTDPILDLAIGFDPNQLSSWGQRIFHGANGIAQTSREATVFGGGNPGDTQAPTAPGTPAASAVTATSATLTWAAATDNVGVTGYDVVRVTGGSETKVAVSTGSSVTVTGLTAATAYSFAVYARDAAGNRSARSAAVNVTTASGPSGICSVGYRATNEWSGGFQGEIVIRNTGTTAVSGWTLGFTFAGGQTVTNMWGGTATQSGGSVSVTPASYTSTIAANGSVTLGFIGTKGATNPAPTAFTLNGAACATG